CCGAACAACAATGTATCGAAATTTACACTTTGGAAAATTCTATTTATGTTCTATATTCCTCCTCCGAAAAAACAAATGGAACAGTAGTTTCTAAAATTCTTACAAATTTTGAATTAGATGCAAATTTAATTTTTTAAAATATAGAGGAAGGTGTGCGAAGATTGAAGGTGCGAAAACGTTTTTGCACCTCCAATCTTCGCAAATGCCCTCACCGAAAATAGATTGATTTTCTGAGCCTTGCAAATTTTAGTATTGGAGTGAGTAAAAAATACCAACATATTAAAACCTATCATAACGATATCGCGCTCAAATTAGCCCACAAGATGTTTGGCTTAGAGCATCTACACTACGGTTATTTCGATAAAAATACAAAACCTGTCCTAGAGAATCTTGGAAAAGCACAAAATGCGTACGTGGAAAAACTTCTGGAAATGATCCCTAAAGGTGTAAAAACAATTTTGGACGTAGGATGTGGAACCGGCGGCGTTGCTAAACAATTAATTGCTAAAGGATACGAAGTAACTTGCATTGCACCAGATCCATATTTGATAGAAAAAACTTTGGAGAACACTGGCGGAAAAGTAAAAACTTATACTGATTTGTATGAGAATATTCAAGATTTTGCACCGGAGTCTTTTGATTTAATTCTAATGTCTGAATCCTGTCAGTATATAAAGCCTGATCCAGGTTGGATACAAAATAAGAAAGTTTTGAAAAAGGGTGGGCACTATCTAGTAGCCGATTTTTTCAAAATTCGTCCGATTGATAACCCTACAGTAAGTAAATCTGGACAACCTTTGGATAATTTTTTAGAGCGTGCTGAAAAGGCTAATTTTAACCTTTTAAAACAAATAGATATTACTCCTAACGTTTCTCCTACAATGGATATCTATCAGGAGATACTCAACGTTAGACTCTTTCCACTTTTGGAAGCCGCAAATGAGTTTATGCAAAGAAGAATTCCCTTGATTCATAAACTATTTAGTTTTTTTCTTAAAGAGAAAATCACTCTTTTAGTAGAAAGATACAAAACACAGGATGCACAGAATTGGATTAAGTATAAAGGGTATTTTATTTTCTTATTTCAAAAGAACTCGTAGGGACTTGTGTAAAAAGAGGTCACTGAGTGATTTTCGCCAATGGTTCGGTAAAGAAAACTTGAAAAGTTTAGGTTTTTCACTCACCATCCCCGCTGCGAAAATTGTATCGAAGTGACAACTAATAGTAAAAGTGGCATTTCGACTTCGCTCAATGACCGACTTTTTACCTACGCTTTCATTCCATTAAATAAAACATCTCCTAGAATTTTTATAATTCGGGAGTTGTTTTCTGAAATCCATTTATTTCGTTTTTCAATGGCTAACATAGATAATCCGTGAATAGCTGACCAAGCTACTAGAGCAAGTTGTAGCGCGTTTGTCTTTTTCACGATTCCTGCTTTTTGGCAGTCTTTGATTGTTTCAACTAGAAGACTAAAAGATTTTTCAGAAACTTGTTTTAAATTTGAGTATTTTTTGTAGTCTTCCAATACATTTCCAAACATTACCTGTAGATGGTTTGGGTTTTCTATCGCAAACTGTACATAAGCCTCTCCAATTGCGTAATGTCGTTGCAGTGGATTGGTTGGATGTTTTGCAATTCCCTCTTCCAATTTCAAAATCAATCTATTAAATCCTTCTTCCGCTATTGCTGCGAGTAACGCATCTTTGTCTTCAAAATGTCTATAGGGAGCTGTATGACTTACTCCCGCACGTCTAGCCGCTTCTCTTAGGCTCAGATTTTTAATTCCTTCTTCTGCTAGTATTGTAACACCGGCTTCAGTTAAGGCTTTTTTAAGATCACCATGGTGATAGGAAGTTGATTTAGCTTTTTTTATCATAATTCTCTGTGCCTCAGTGGCTCCTTGGCAATTCTTTATTGTAAAGTTCTAATAAGTCTATTTTAATATTTATGTTGACAAGGTAAACATGGATATTTACATTGTCAACATAAAACAAGATTTTAGAGGAAATGGAAAAAAGTCAATGGAAAAACAAACTCATTTTGATGTAATTGTAATTGGTTCAGGTATGGGCGCACTCACTACGGCGAGTATTTTAGCTCGTTTGAAAAACAAAAAAGTTTTAGTTTTAGAAAAACATTTTAAGTTGGGAGGATTTACGCATACATTCAAAAGAGAAGGAAAATTTCTATGGGATGTCGGAATTCATTATGTGGGTGATATGGGAAAAGGGGAAATGCTCCGGAAATTATTTGATATCGTCACCGAAGGAAATGTGGATTGGATGCAAATGACCGATCCATTCGAGCGTTTTGTTTACCCAGAAATAACTTTCGACCAATACAGTACGGAAGACAAATTTCGTTTCGATTTAATTAGTAAATTTCCTTCTGAAAAAACTGCTATCGAGAATTATTTTTCCGATGTAAAAACTTTTTCTGCTTGGGCTACTCGTAATTTTACGCTCAAGGCAAAACCAGCAATTTTAGATTCCCAATCCAGTAGTTTTAAATTGAATGGGGCAAAGAGTCCATTAATCACAACCAAAGAATATATGGATACAAACTTCAAAGATCCAATTTTAAAAGCTGTTTTAGTTTCTCAATGGGGTGACTATGGATTACCCCCTTCCGAGAGTGCTTTTTATATGCATGCAGGATTAGTCGTTCATTATCTGAAGGGGGGATACTATCCTGTAGGCGGATCTGGAAAAATTGCAGAAAGTGTAAAACCTATCATTGAAAGAAATGGAGGGGAAATGCATATTTTCAGTGAGGTAACCGAAATCATCATGCAAGATGGAAAAGCAGTTGGCGTAAAAGTCAACCAAACAAAGGGTAAAAGTATTTTAGAAAAAGAATTTTTTGCTCCTGTTATTGTATCAGATGCTGGCGTCTACAACACGTATACCAAACTCATTCCAAAATCAGTTGAAATTCCATTTCGAGAAAGTGTATCCAATTTTGTAACGGGTGCAAGTAGTGTTACCCTCTACTTAGGTTTCAAAGAAAATCCTGCCAAATTAGGATTCAAAGGTGAAAATTATTGGATTTATAATTCTATTGACCACGAAAAGAATTTTGCGGAAAAAGATAATTTGCTTCTTGGAAGTCCTACTGCTTGTTATGCATCCTTTCCTTCTTTGAAAGATCCTTTGGCAGAATCATTTACTGGAGAAGTGATTAGTTTTGTAAATTACGAACCATTTGCAAAGTGGAAAAATGGAGAGTGGAAAAATAGAGGAACAGAATACAAAGAATTAAAAGAGAGAATAACAGAGGGTATGCTCAATTTTATGGAAAGGCATTTTCCTGGATACAAAGATTTGGTAGAATATAAAGAGCTTTCTACTCCTCTTACCAATGAATACTTTACCGATCACAAAGCTGGAACGATATATGGAATACCGTGCACACCCGAAAGATATACAAAAGATTGGATGGGCGTCAAAACTCCAATTGAAAATATATTCATCACTGGGGCAGATGCGTGTTCACCCGGAATTTCTGGTGCGCTCATGGGTGGTTATGCTGCAGCCACTATCATACTAGGTTACAATAGTATGATGGGCGTAATGAAAGATGCATCTAAATTATAGTTATATAGTGACGTTACGCAGAAAAGGTAAAATTATGAAATTTGAAATTAAATCAAGAATATTAGAAAATGCTTATAAATTAATAAAATCAATAGCCTGCGCCGTCATGCCTAATGCTGTCAACTTAAGGTAGAATAGGCATCCCTGCCTGTCCAGTGAACAGGCAAGGATGCCTATTCTACCAGTCATTGTCCGAGATTTAGTTCTTAAGTTGACAGCATTACCGTCATGCCCACCGCTAAGTGTGGACTCAAGCGGACGCTGGACTCACCTTGCATAAGGTGAGTTAAATAGTTTACATTCGGCTATATGGAAAGACTCTGACAATGAATTATGATTTTAAGAGTAGAAAATCTTTCTAAAACCTATCCACCCATGTTTCTGTCCAAAAAGGCACCTTTGCATGCAGTAAAGAACGTAAGTTTCGAAATCGGTAAAGGAGAAATTTACGCCTTGTTAGGTCCGAATGGGGCAGGAAAGTCTACCATTATAAAAATGATTGCCGGCCTTATTACTCCGACGGCTGGTAAAATTATTTTTAATGATGAACAAGTTACTAAAAATACTGTTTATAAAAATTTGAGTGCAGTGTTAGAGGGTACTCGTAACGTATATTGGAGATTAAACCCTCTCGAAAATTTACATTACTTTGCAAATTTACGTGGAATTTCATCCACCGAAGTTAAAGAAAAAGCTTCCGATCTTTTAGAAACTTTAGAAATAGAAGGTAAGAAAAAAAACCAAAGTCAGCACTTATCTCGTGGGATGTTACAAAAATTGGCTCTCGGTGTTGCATTGATTACCGATCCACAAATTCTATTATTAGATGAACCTACCCTTGGATTAGATATATCAAGCTCACGCAAAATAAAAGAGAAAATTTTTAATTTAGCCAAAAAAGAAGGCAAATCGGTATTACTCACGACTCACCAAATGGATTTAGTTGAGGAGTTAGCAGATAGAGTGGGAATTATTCGAACGGGAAGTCTTGTAAAAGAAGGAAGTATTTCTGATTTAAAATCTATTTTTAAAAGTTATATTTACCGCATTAAAATTAAAGGGGATTTTAAACTTCCTCCGATTTGGGTGAAAACATACAATGCAGAAATCAAAATGGATCAGAGAGAGTATACCGAGATTGAGATTGACTGCAAAAATAAAGCTGGAATGTATAAAATTTTAGGTGAATTAGAAAATCTCAAAAAAGATATTATATCCTTTCATAGAATTGAAGAAGATTTAGAAGAAGTATTTTTAAGGGTGTTGTCAAACCAATGATTCGAATCATTACATTTATTTACGATTTTTTACTTATTTTAAAGGCAGAAATTAAAAGAGATTATATCTATTTAAAACGTTATCCGCTAGAGATTATCTCTTTTGTTTTCTTTATGTACATCATTTTACTAGCCGTCTTCTTTGGTTTCTCCCAGTTGACGATTGGAAGTGTAAATCTTTTAAACCGAGAAAAAATGATCATTGGATATTGTTTAATGCAATTTGTCCTATCAACACAAATGGGTTGGTCTGGGCAAATTCAAAACGAAAGCCAAACGGGAACTTTAGAACAACTTTCTATTTCAGGCCACACATTAGGAGAAGTTTTACTTGCTCGCGGCTTAGCGCAGTTACCCAGACAGATCCTAAGTTTTTATTTTTTACTTTTTCTTTATAAAATTAGTATCCCTGATTTACAAATTGGGTTTAATAATAATCTCTACATATTACTTAATATGACTGTAATGGTTATAGGTATATTCGGAGTATCCTATATTTTTGCGGGTGTAACTTTATTATTCAAACGAGTAGGTTTCTTTTTTCAAATTATCAACTTTGCATTTTTAGGTTTATTCTGGCAGGATAGAAGTAAACTTGTGAATGGAACTATCCTCGCAGCGCTTTACGACAATTTTCCGCTTACAATGGGAATGGCGAACATGCAGAAAATACTCATTAACCAATATGTTGAGTTAAATTTTTCGGAGTTAGGTATGTTACATTTTACATTTAACTCGCTGATATTCGCAATTTTAGGTTACTACCTTTTTAACCTTATGGAAAAAAAGGCGAGGACACTTGGGTTACTATCGCAGTATTAGTTTAAAGTGAGTTCGATATAATCTTTTTACTTAAAACTCAACTTTAAATCCAAACTCAATCTGCGGAGAAACTGATGTGGTTAAATAGGAATTTACCGCAGGAGTGACCTGGAACTTTGTATAGAGTTGAGAATTCAATTCACCATTTGCAGTTTTAACGGAGGTTTTCCAAAGAAGAGCATCTAAAATATTGAGGCAGTAGATGGATGTTATAACAGCAAAAGCCTGACGAGTTTGTATGGCACTAGCCTCTGCTTTTAGAAATTGTGATTCACTGGACATTAGACCATAGAGGGTACCACTTGGAATTCTTGTCTGTTGGAAAAAAACCGCCATCAAGAGAAACTCGTCGTAATTTTTTTTTTCTGAGTGAAAATTGTTTAAACTTGCTTTATAATAACCTATACTAGCAATGAGCGCCAAATCTAATATAACCGCAGAAGCAATCTGATCTTTTTTCACCTGTCCCCAGCCCGGAAGGATCATAGACATACCAGCCGCTTTCCAATAGGGGTAACTGGAATGTAAGGCGAAAGCATTGTCCTCTTCTAATATATAAAAATCCTTTATAGCAAGTGTTTTATTTCTAGGATTTTCCAAGGTTAAATTGTAATTACCCGCTATTGCTTCTTTATTATCTAGAACTAGTTCGAAAATTCCATCGTTCAATTTTATACTTGTGATTTTAACTTTGCCTGTTTTATTTGTTAGGGTTAGTTTTGTGTACTTAGAAAAATGATTTCCCTTTATATGAATGGTTTTTTCTAAAATCTTCTTTGTGCATACGATAGTCTTCTCACTTGTAATCTCTGGAGCAAAAGACTTCGCAACAGTAAAATTAATCCATTCAGATTGAGTTGCCAGTTTGTTGAATTTATTATAACCACCAATGCGATGAGAATAATTTCCTGGTTCTAAATTTAAGTTATAAGAAGTTTGATTTACTTCTTCTTTTAAAATGATTTCTTTGTTTTCATTTCGAACTTCTAATTGGTATTTGATCGCATTTGGAATTGGATCCCAAAGAAGCATGGAATTTTCTTTCTCTAATTTCTCCTGTGAAAAAATCGTAGAAGAAAAATAAAAAAGGAAAAATATTCCGAGTAATACACTATTCAACATATATTTTTTCAGGGGTTTTAACATTCGGTTTAGAAAGTTTTTTGGATAAGTAGATACTAAAGGGGATAATCACCTTTTTCCCTAGCTGGCTATTTCCCTCCCGCTCAAATACTTCCTGTAAAGACCATAGAAACTCACCTTCGTCCAGTTGGGCTAAGTCTTTAAATAAGAATGTATTGTTCTTGGTCTTTGCTTTTACAAGTAAAGTTTGCTGATAAGAATTTCCTTTATAAAATTCAAAAATATAACTATCTACTTTTGGATTGTTCTCCCAGCTAAACGTGAGAGAATCAATAGGAGACATATCCACAGGTTGGTTTTTTGTGGGGTAAATGGGTATTAGCTCTCTAACATCTTCCATAAGAAAAGAAAATACTTCACTTCTGGAAAGAATTGTATCTCCTTCTAGAATCGAAACTCTCCAGAAATAAATTCCTTCTTTGGAAAAGGAA
This sequence is a window from Leptospiraceae bacterium. Protein-coding genes within it:
- a CDS encoding NAD(P)/FAD-dependent oxidoreductase — translated: MEKQTHFDVIVIGSGMGALTTASILARLKNKKVLVLEKHFKLGGFTHTFKREGKFLWDVGIHYVGDMGKGEMLRKLFDIVTEGNVDWMQMTDPFERFVYPEITFDQYSTEDKFRFDLISKFPSEKTAIENYFSDVKTFSAWATRNFTLKAKPAILDSQSSSFKLNGAKSPLITTKEYMDTNFKDPILKAVLVSQWGDYGLPPSESAFYMHAGLVVHYLKGGYYPVGGSGKIAESVKPIIERNGGEMHIFSEVTEIIMQDGKAVGVKVNQTKGKSILEKEFFAPVIVSDAGVYNTYTKLIPKSVEIPFRESVSNFVTGASSVTLYLGFKENPAKLGFKGENYWIYNSIDHEKNFAEKDNLLLGSPTACYASFPSLKDPLAESFTGEVISFVNYEPFAKWKNGEWKNRGTEYKELKERITEGMLNFMERHFPGYKDLVEYKELSTPLTNEYFTDHKAGTIYGIPCTPERYTKDWMGVKTPIENIFITGADACSPGISGALMGGYAAATIILGYNSMMGVMKDASKL
- a CDS encoding ABC transporter ATP-binding protein, whose protein sequence is MILRVENLSKTYPPMFLSKKAPLHAVKNVSFEIGKGEIYALLGPNGAGKSTIIKMIAGLITPTAGKIIFNDEQVTKNTVYKNLSAVLEGTRNVYWRLNPLENLHYFANLRGISSTEVKEKASDLLETLEIEGKKKNQSQHLSRGMLQKLALGVALITDPQILLLDEPTLGLDISSSRKIKEKIFNLAKKEGKSVLLTTHQMDLVEELADRVGIIRTGSLVKEGSISDLKSIFKSYIYRIKIKGDFKLPPIWVKTYNAEIKMDQREYTEIEIDCKNKAGMYKILGELENLKKDIISFHRIEEDLEEVFLRVLSNQ
- a CDS encoding class I SAM-dependent methyltransferase, whose amino-acid sequence is MSKKYQHIKTYHNDIALKLAHKMFGLEHLHYGYFDKNTKPVLENLGKAQNAYVEKLLEMIPKGVKTILDVGCGTGGVAKQLIAKGYEVTCIAPDPYLIEKTLENTGGKVKTYTDLYENIQDFAPESFDLILMSESCQYIKPDPGWIQNKKVLKKGGHYLVADFFKIRPIDNPTVSKSGQPLDNFLERAEKANFNLLKQIDITPNVSPTMDIYQEILNVRLFPLLEAANEFMQRRIPLIHKLFSFFLKEKITLLVERYKTQDAQNWIKYKGYFIFLFQKNS
- a CDS encoding TetR/AcrR family transcriptional regulator codes for the protein MIKKAKSTSYHHGDLKKALTEAGVTILAEEGIKNLSLREAARRAGVSHTAPYRHFEDKDALLAAIAEEGFNRLILKLEEGIAKHPTNPLQRHYAIGEAYVQFAIENPNHLQVMFGNVLEDYKKYSNLKQVSEKSFSLLVETIKDCQKAGIVKKTNALQLALVAWSAIHGLSMLAIEKRNKWISENNSRIIKILGDVLFNGMKA